From the genome of Rhizobium sp. NXC24, one region includes:
- a CDS encoding universal stress protein, with amino-acid sequence MRAKTVLSIIGINQDNGDLRSAIELCRAAGAHLSVLVTALAIAPVGGYGEVSSSAWAEEREREVQSLSQQVATAKTLLQSSNISFDVDSLLTEYGWVDNEIGERARYADLTLVGGGLLAQNDMRWRVLDGALFHSSAPILITPRGRVATLQPRVVLVAWDSRNEASQAVRAAMEQLTAAENVHVVIVDPRASTRGNGEEPGADIAAFLARHGVNVSVDILSGGGRTVAEVLRQHAVDISAELIVMGAYGHSRMRERIFGGTTRSMLEAAPVPLMMTR; translated from the coding sequence ATGCGAGCCAAAACCGTTTTGAGCATCATAGGCATCAATCAAGACAACGGGGATCTGCGTTCGGCGATCGAGCTGTGCCGTGCGGCGGGGGCGCATCTTTCCGTGCTGGTGACAGCGCTTGCGATAGCGCCTGTCGGCGGATACGGCGAAGTCTCTTCCTCCGCATGGGCCGAAGAGCGCGAGCGTGAGGTGCAGAGCCTCAGCCAGCAGGTGGCAACCGCAAAAACTCTGCTGCAATCGAGCAATATTTCGTTTGATGTGGACAGTCTGCTAACGGAGTACGGATGGGTCGACAATGAAATTGGCGAACGCGCTCGCTACGCCGACCTGACGCTCGTCGGCGGCGGTCTCCTGGCCCAAAATGATATGCGGTGGCGCGTATTGGATGGTGCGCTGTTTCATTCGTCGGCGCCGATTCTCATTACACCGAGAGGGCGCGTTGCCACGCTTCAGCCGCGCGTGGTGCTCGTTGCCTGGGATTCCCGCAACGAGGCAAGTCAGGCCGTTCGCGCTGCAATGGAGCAACTGACGGCAGCCGAAAACGTGCACGTCGTCATTGTTGACCCACGCGCATCGACCCGCGGCAACGGCGAAGAGCCGGGCGCGGATATCGCCGCCTTCCTTGCACGACACGGCGTCAATGTCTCAGTCGATATTCTGTCAGGCGGAGGCAGGACCGTCGCCGAAGTCCTGCGGCAACATGCCGTGGATATCAGCGCCGAACTGATCGTCATGGGTGCTTATGGACATTCGCGCATGCGGGAGCGGATTTTCGGAGGCACCACGCGCTCGATGCTGGAGGCTGCGCCCGTCCCGTTGATGATGACGCGATGA
- a CDS encoding helix-turn-helix domain-containing protein: MLVVQQSVPAHSYSRSVTKLRSNSIDHWHIVLLRAGQSWTEVDGNVSKGAPGRVELRSLGHPFRGRATDAQSLSVYLPRELFLDMPAFNEIKSNTIFSDTYAKLLIDYLDSVEAKLSSMTAADLPRVVQTMHDMLVTCISSSADHSGPEKQQSNLALMERVRRFVQRNLSSQDLTPDALCRELGISRTRLYQLFESSGGVLHYIQKRRLFAAHVALSNTVNRQQIVEIATETGFTSAAHFSRAFSKEFGYTPREARNVAAPPFLARAVSPADTKDGANPFGDWLNSLGH, encoded by the coding sequence ATGCTGGTCGTCCAGCAATCGGTACCGGCACATTCCTATTCGCGTTCGGTGACAAAGCTGCGATCGAATTCAATCGACCATTGGCATATCGTCTTGTTGCGCGCCGGCCAAAGCTGGACAGAGGTTGATGGAAACGTGTCGAAGGGCGCGCCCGGACGAGTGGAGCTGCGATCGTTGGGCCATCCGTTCCGGGGAAGGGCTACTGACGCGCAAAGTCTCTCCGTCTACCTGCCGCGGGAATTGTTTCTGGACATGCCCGCGTTCAACGAGATCAAGAGCAATACGATATTCTCCGACACCTACGCGAAGCTGCTGATCGATTATCTCGACAGCGTCGAGGCGAAGCTATCCAGCATGACTGCGGCGGACCTGCCCCGCGTCGTCCAAACAATGCACGATATGCTGGTGACATGCATTTCGTCATCGGCGGACCATTCCGGGCCCGAGAAGCAGCAGAGTAATTTGGCTCTGATGGAGCGCGTACGCCGTTTCGTTCAGCGCAATCTGAGTTCGCAAGATCTCACGCCGGATGCGCTATGCCGGGAGCTTGGCATTTCGCGCACCCGACTCTACCAATTGTTCGAGTCGAGTGGCGGCGTGCTCCATTATATACAAAAGCGTCGCCTTTTTGCGGCGCATGTCGCGCTCAGCAACACCGTCAATCGGCAGCAGATCGTGGAGATCGCCACAGAAACCGGGTTTACCTCTGCGGCCCACTTCAGCCGGGCGTTCAGCAAGGAATTTGGTTACACGCCGCGCGAGGCCCGAAATGTCGCCGCTCCGCCCTTTCTTGCACGCGCGGTTTCACCCGCGGACACGAAGGATGGCGCAAACCCATTCGGCGACTGGCTGAATTCCCTCGGACATTAA
- a CDS encoding universal stress protein — translation MYKTIVCAVGLGSRERAEHLVRTAQSLLETDGSLHVVHVVERFPSITSQEPDGWAVSVIDEAEKKLSQLCKQLSVPALIHVRPGRAGDTILAIAAEVKADLIVVAGHRPDVLDRVFGSTVDQITHHAKCCVHVDRIEAKQ, via the coding sequence ATGTATAAGACGATCGTCTGCGCCGTAGGCCTTGGATCACGGGAGAGAGCGGAGCATCTGGTGCGCACGGCTCAATCGCTTCTCGAGACCGATGGCAGCTTGCATGTCGTTCATGTCGTGGAACGTTTTCCTTCCATCACCAGTCAAGAACCGGACGGCTGGGCCGTCTCGGTTATCGACGAGGCTGAGAAGAAGCTGTCACAGCTCTGCAAGCAACTGTCGGTTCCCGCACTTATCCATGTTCGCCCCGGTCGTGCCGGCGATACGATCTTGGCGATTGCGGCCGAAGTCAAAGCGGATTTGATCGTCGTCGCGGGCCATAGGCCCGATGTCCTCGATCGCGTCTTCGGATCTACCGTCGACCAGATCACGCACCATGCGAAATGTTGCGTGCACGTCGATCGGATTGAAGCGAAACAATGA
- the galE gene encoding UDP-glucose 4-epimerase GalE, whose translation MAQRKVLVAGGAGYIGSHTAKLLRSKDIEPIVFDNLVTGHRSSVRWGPFVHGDILDTSSLTRTLLQYKPDAVVHFAASAYVGESVEDPAKYYRNNVGGSLSLLDACRHAGIDKVIFSSSCATYGVPESLPITETTPQLPINPYGRTKLIAEQILSDYAAAYNLKYVALRYFNACGADLDGELGEWHEPETHLIPRALLAAGGAIPHLAVFGDDYDTEDGTCVRDYIHVTDLARAHVLALEHLVNGGGNLSVNLGTGCGSSINEIVRAIGRITKREVPVEMHARRAGDPPALYTDPTFAREALGFSPEYSDIDTIIKTAAPFFGLELRT comes from the coding sequence ATGGCACAGCGAAAAGTTCTGGTAGCCGGCGGCGCCGGATATATCGGCAGCCACACGGCCAAGCTGCTCCGTTCCAAAGATATCGAGCCGATCGTCTTCGACAATCTGGTTACGGGGCATCGTTCCTCCGTCCGTTGGGGACCGTTCGTGCATGGCGATATCCTTGATACCAGCAGCCTGACACGGACCCTCCTGCAATACAAACCGGATGCGGTCGTGCATTTTGCCGCATCCGCCTATGTCGGAGAGTCCGTTGAAGACCCCGCGAAATACTATCGGAACAATGTCGGCGGGTCGCTATCCCTTCTGGACGCCTGCCGTCATGCCGGAATCGACAAGGTCATTTTCTCGTCGAGCTGCGCAACCTATGGCGTTCCGGAGTCGCTCCCTATAACAGAGACGACGCCGCAACTGCCGATCAATCCATATGGCCGGACGAAACTCATTGCTGAGCAGATTCTGAGTGATTACGCGGCAGCTTATAATCTGAAATATGTCGCGCTGCGATACTTCAATGCCTGCGGCGCCGATCTGGACGGAGAACTCGGCGAATGGCATGAGCCGGAGACGCATCTCATTCCGAGAGCATTGCTCGCGGCCGGCGGAGCAATCCCGCATCTTGCCGTCTTCGGCGACGACTATGACACCGAGGATGGAACCTGCGTTCGTGACTACATTCATGTGACGGATTTGGCGCGTGCCCATGTGCTGGCACTCGAGCACCTCGTCAACGGCGGCGGCAACCTTTCGGTCAATCTCGGAACCGGCTGCGGCTCGTCCATCAACGAGATTGTGAGAGCCATCGGCCGCATCACCAAACGTGAAGTCCCGGTCGAGATGCATGCAAGACGCGCTGGCGATCCGCCGGCTCTCTATACCGACCCGACCTTCGCGCGCGAGGCGCTTGGCTTCTCGCCCGAATATTCCGACATCGACACCATCATCAAGACCGCCGCTCCCTTCTTTGGCCTGGAGTTGCGGACATGA
- a CDS encoding DUF995 domain-containing protein, whose amino-acid sequence MTVFRTLLLLGVFAVTSTGAFAANTAQDKMKKPPAMSVPLTAENVFQLYYNRTWIWKDGAGYFAAKAREFKAWSGEGTGSYGIGRWFATDAGKLCFRATWYAKTGKALALTCFSHRKKGNTIFQKREPDGDWYAFKTPANVDDEYQKVRPGDYATAGFNRMRIKLSQNK is encoded by the coding sequence ATGACTGTATTCCGAACGCTGTTACTATTGGGCGTTTTTGCCGTGACCAGCACCGGTGCCTTTGCCGCCAATACCGCGCAAGATAAGATGAAAAAACCTCCAGCCATGTCAGTGCCGCTGACTGCTGAGAACGTGTTTCAACTTTATTACAATCGTACCTGGATCTGGAAAGACGGCGCAGGCTATTTTGCGGCGAAAGCGCGCGAATTCAAGGCTTGGTCTGGGGAGGGAACGGGGTCCTATGGGATTGGCCGTTGGTTTGCGACGGACGCCGGCAAACTATGCTTCAGGGCCACTTGGTACGCCAAGACAGGGAAAGCCTTGGCGTTGACATGTTTCAGTCATCGCAAGAAAGGCAATACCATATTCCAGAAGCGCGAACCGGATGGAGATTGGTACGCATTCAAAACTCCGGCCAATGTCGACGATGAATACCAAAAGGTGCGGCCCGGAGATTACGCGACGGCGGGATTCAACCGCATGCGGATCAAATTGTCGCAAAACAAATAG
- a CDS encoding UDP-glucuronic acid decarboxylase family protein: protein MRPTTDRSDINTILGDIRVLHSKQQPRHILVAGGAGFLGSHLCERLLKLGHSIICVDNFSTGLERNIRHLRNFDRFSVIRHDVIDPIDIEVDEIYNLACPASPPHYQADPIHTMKTSVFGALNLLELAGRTGARIFQASTSEVYGDPLVHPQVENYWGNVNPFGPRSCYDEGKRSAETLFFDFHQRYDVEIKIARIFNTYGPHMRPDDGRVVSNFIVQALKGQDITIYGDGSQTRSFCFVDDLIEGFQQLMATDPSFTGPVNLGNPGEFTILELAEQVIRLTGSRSKMICKPLPKDDPRQRRPDISFAQQKLGWQPLVPLSTGLEKTICYFDRLLTEEAHEWVGTA from the coding sequence ATGCGTCCAACAACTGATCGCTCCGACATTAATACCATTCTCGGTGACATACGTGTTCTCCATTCAAAACAGCAACCTCGGCACATTCTTGTAGCCGGTGGTGCGGGCTTTCTTGGGTCGCATCTTTGTGAGCGTCTCCTTAAATTGGGGCACAGCATCATTTGCGTTGATAATTTTTCAACCGGACTTGAGCGCAATATCCGCCATCTCCGCAACTTCGACCGCTTCAGCGTCATCAGGCATGACGTCATCGATCCGATCGACATCGAGGTCGATGAAATCTACAACCTTGCCTGCCCGGCATCGCCGCCTCACTACCAGGCCGATCCGATCCACACGATGAAGACGTCTGTCTTCGGTGCACTCAACTTGCTGGAATTGGCCGGACGTACCGGCGCCCGCATTTTCCAGGCATCCACCTCCGAAGTCTATGGCGACCCGCTCGTGCACCCGCAGGTCGAGAATTATTGGGGCAATGTGAACCCGTTTGGCCCTCGGTCCTGCTACGACGAGGGTAAGCGCAGCGCCGAGACGTTGTTCTTCGATTTTCATCAAAGATACGATGTGGAAATCAAGATTGCGCGGATCTTTAATACTTACGGCCCCCACATGCGCCCCGACGACGGCCGTGTCGTTTCGAACTTCATCGTGCAGGCGCTGAAGGGCCAGGACATCACCATCTATGGCGATGGCTCGCAGACGCGGTCATTTTGTTTCGTCGATGATCTCATCGAGGGCTTTCAGCAATTGATGGCGACCGACCCGTCATTCACCGGGCCTGTCAACCTCGGAAATCCGGGTGAATTCACCATTCTGGAACTCGCCGAACAGGTGATCAGGCTCACCGGCTCCCGGTCGAAGATGATTTGCAAGCCATTGCCCAAAGACGACCCGCGCCAGCGTCGTCCCGACATAAGCTTTGCCCAGCAGAAGCTGGGTTGGCAGCCGCTGGTGCCCCTATCAACCGGCTTGGAAAAGACGATCTGCTATTTCGACCGTCTCCTGACCGAAGAAGCACATGAATGGGTGGGGACTGCGTGA
- a CDS encoding thioredoxin family protein, whose product MTTSAENGRNGGRPAIHAPPVVSLQEWEAARQKLLVKEKEQTRARDTLAAERRRMPWMEAKTDYAFEGPSGKVSLLDLFEGRRQLIVYRAFFEPGVFGWPDHACRGCSMVADQVAHVAHLNARDTTLVFVSRAPQADISRLKARMGWEEIPWFTITDNFDTDFGVDEWHGTNVFYRDGNRVFRTYFINNRGDEQMGGTWNYLDITPLGRQEVWEDSPEGYPQTPTYKWWNWHDSYVADAAPDKKWVEVSDAGEAAFRNQDTNTRP is encoded by the coding sequence ATGACTACATCAGCCGAGAATGGTCGGAATGGTGGGCGGCCTGCGATTCATGCACCACCGGTCGTGTCGTTGCAGGAATGGGAGGCGGCCCGCCAAAAATTGCTCGTGAAGGAAAAGGAGCAGACCCGCGCCCGTGACACCCTGGCCGCCGAGCGCCGGCGAATGCCGTGGATGGAAGCGAAGACGGACTACGCATTCGAGGGGCCTTCGGGCAAGGTAAGCCTGCTCGATCTCTTCGAAGGTCGGCGGCAACTGATCGTCTATCGCGCCTTCTTTGAGCCGGGCGTATTCGGCTGGCCCGACCATGCCTGCCGGGGCTGTTCCATGGTGGCCGACCAGGTCGCCCATGTTGCCCACCTGAATGCCCGCGACACCACCCTCGTCTTCGTCTCGCGTGCGCCTCAGGCGGATATCTCGCGGCTGAAGGCGCGGATGGGCTGGGAGGAGATTCCCTGGTTCACCATCACCGACAATTTCGACACGGACTTCGGCGTCGACGAGTGGCACGGCACGAACGTATTCTACCGCGACGGCAACCGCGTGTTCCGCACCTATTTCATCAACAATCGCGGCGATGAGCAGATGGGCGGCACCTGGAACTACCTCGATATCACGCCTCTCGGTCGGCAGGAGGTTTGGGAGGATTCGCCCGAGGGCTATCCCCAGACGCCGACCTATAAATGGTGGAACTGGCACGACAGCTATGTCGCGGACGCGGCTCCCGACAAGAAGT